The following are from one region of the Erwinia billingiae Eb661 genome:
- a CDS encoding glycosyltransferase family 8 protein yields MKAWTTLLTQPGYLVGVQALQKSLVKSGSAFPLVVMVTENIDADARKALEAAGCLLRDVQPISPNSSLQNNYANARFSEVWTKLAVWKLTEFERIVFLDADMLVTQNMDELFELPLEEDQIAACHACRCNPNKIPSYPKSWRPENCFYSFCRGIEHTEELEEVDNYLNGGFLVLRPDQAIFEDMLHQLAELDDLSRYLFAEQDFLNDYFHERWKPLPYIYNALKTLPFQHSAMWDLDEVKNIHFIIDKPWEKALDKGDRYYALNKMWWDIAEA; encoded by the coding sequence ATGAAGGCATGGACTACCCTTTTGACGCAGCCAGGCTATCTGGTTGGCGTGCAGGCCTTGCAGAAATCGTTAGTGAAGTCAGGCAGCGCCTTTCCACTGGTGGTGATGGTCACGGAAAATATCGATGCCGATGCGCGTAAGGCGCTGGAAGCAGCCGGTTGTTTGCTGCGCGATGTGCAGCCGATCAGCCCGAACAGCAGCCTGCAAAACAACTACGCTAACGCGCGTTTTTCCGAGGTATGGACCAAGCTGGCGGTCTGGAAGCTGACCGAATTTGAACGCATTGTGTTCCTTGATGCGGACATGTTAGTGACGCAAAACATGGATGAGCTGTTTGAGCTGCCATTGGAAGAGGATCAGATTGCGGCCTGTCACGCCTGTCGTTGCAATCCAAACAAGATCCCAAGCTATCCGAAAAGCTGGCGTCCCGAGAACTGTTTCTACAGTTTTTGCCGTGGCATAGAGCACACGGAAGAGTTGGAAGAAGTGGATAATTACCTGAACGGCGGTTTCCTGGTGTTGCGCCCGGATCAGGCGATATTTGAAGATATGTTGCATCAGTTGGCGGAGTTGGACGATCTTTCCCGCTATCTGTTTGCCGAGCAGGACTTCCTCAATGACTATTTCCACGAGCGTTGGAAGCCCTTGCCGTACATTTACAACGCGTTGAAAACGCTACCGTTCCAGCACTCCGCGATGTGGGATCTGGATGAGGTGAAGAACATTCACTTTATCATTGATAAGCCATGGGAGAAGGCGCTGGACAAGGGCGACCGCTATTACGCATTGAATAAGATGTGGTGGGATATCGCGGAAGCCTGA
- a CDS encoding D-arabinono-1,4-lactone oxidase, which yields MTSENRGYPLRNPHPAADGKVWNWAQNSTLGDKNAVCAPESESELQQLVAASRGKIRVMGSKMSPGRMLKLVEQGDTLVDLSKLRGLIAITDDSATFAGGTPLHEVYEILSGIGRMLPASPGVIASQSLAGALSTGTHGQGLQQSSIADEALSIRLVLADGSIAEYDRDHKWFPAVQLGLGSLGVLTQVTLRTTPSVVYTCFKNAVSADTLEEDLLDWNHNYALSKAWWFPNENQVHVWAAREANAEEIALYQDNNEDLVKQEETSDAMNETIDQTLEHMRSDTKILDENGKPFRTVTRFKDFSDVTGDVYQVFCRGIATPQINVEIGIPLARAGEVIRKIKAWHADTQPHMHYPIILRCTGPSSSWLSPAYQQDTCFFGFVVYYSEDGSLSEEGVNFLRAVEEVLAEEGGRPHWGKYFEAPLYDWAALYPQWHEFASVREALDPQHKFENAFTAALLD from the coding sequence ATGACGAGCGAAAATCGCGGATATCCCCTTCGCAACCCCCATCCTGCCGCTGATGGCAAAGTATGGAACTGGGCCCAAAACTCCACGCTGGGCGATAAAAACGCGGTGTGCGCACCGGAGTCCGAGTCCGAATTGCAGCAGCTGGTTGCTGCCAGCCGGGGTAAAATCCGCGTAATGGGCAGCAAAATGTCGCCCGGCCGGATGCTCAAGCTGGTGGAGCAAGGCGATACGCTGGTAGACCTCAGCAAGCTGCGCGGCTTGATTGCGATCACCGATGACAGTGCCACCTTTGCCGGCGGTACGCCGCTGCACGAGGTTTACGAGATCCTGTCCGGCATTGGCAGAATGCTGCCGGCTTCCCCTGGCGTGATTGCCTCGCAGTCCCTTGCCGGTGCTCTGTCGACCGGCACCCATGGCCAGGGATTGCAGCAAAGTTCGATTGCCGATGAGGCGCTGAGCATCCGTCTGGTGCTGGCCGACGGCAGCATTGCCGAGTATGACCGCGACCATAAGTGGTTCCCGGCGGTGCAACTGGGGTTAGGCTCGTTAGGCGTGCTGACTCAGGTGACATTACGCACCACGCCTTCTGTGGTTTACACCTGTTTCAAAAATGCGGTCAGTGCCGACACGCTGGAAGAGGATCTGCTCGACTGGAACCACAACTATGCGCTGAGCAAAGCCTGGTGGTTCCCGAACGAGAACCAGGTTCACGTGTGGGCTGCACGAGAAGCGAATGCAGAAGAGATCGCGCTTTATCAGGATAACAACGAAGATCTGGTGAAGCAGGAAGAGACCAGTGATGCGATGAACGAGACCATCGATCAGACGCTGGAGCATATGCGCAGCGACACCAAAATTCTTGATGAGAATGGCAAACCGTTCCGCACCGTCACGCGCTTTAAGGATTTCTCGGACGTGACCGGCGATGTGTATCAGGTGTTCTGTCGCGGGATCGCCACGCCGCAGATCAACGTTGAGATCGGCATTCCGCTGGCGCGTGCCGGCGAGGTGATCCGCAAGATTAAAGCCTGGCATGCCGATACCCAGCCGCACATGCATTACCCGATTATCCTGCGCTGCACCGGCCCGTCCTCGTCCTGGCTCAGCCCGGCCTATCAGCAGGACACCTGCTTCTTTGGTTTTGTGGTGTATTACTCCGAGGACGGTTCACTGTCTGAAGAAGGGGTGAATTTCCTGCGCGCCGTCGAAGAAGTATTGGCTGAAGAAGGTGGTCGCCCGCATTGGGGCAAATACTTTGAGGCGCCGTTGTACGATTGGGCAGCGCTCTATCCGCAGTGGCATGAGTTTGCCAGCGTGCGTGAAGCGCTGGATCCCCAGCATAAATTTGAGAATGCGTTTACCGCCGCATTATTAGACTGA
- a CDS encoding glutathione peroxidase has protein sequence MTTFHQLSATRLDGKPVSMADYAGKLVLVVNTASHCGFTPQYAGLEALNKKYTAQGLVVLGFPCNQFGKQEPGGADEIAQTCHINYGVSFPMFGKVEVNGANSHPVFRYLKDALPGVLGGRIKWNFTKFLIGRDGKPLKRFAPFTKPEKMESVIVAALEL, from the coding sequence ATGACCACCTTTCATCAACTTTCCGCCACCCGTCTGGATGGCAAGCCTGTTTCGATGGCCGACTATGCGGGCAAGCTGGTGCTGGTAGTGAATACCGCCAGTCACTGCGGCTTCACGCCGCAATACGCAGGGCTTGAGGCGCTAAACAAGAAGTACACCGCCCAGGGACTGGTGGTGCTGGGTTTCCCCTGCAACCAGTTCGGTAAACAGGAACCCGGCGGTGCCGACGAAATCGCGCAGACCTGTCACATCAACTATGGCGTGAGCTTCCCGATGTTCGGGAAAGTGGAGGTCAACGGCGCCAATAGTCACCCTGTATTTCGCTACCTGAAAGACGCATTGCCCGGCGTGCTGGGTGGACGGATCAAGTGGAACTTCACCAAGTTCCTGATTGGACGCGACGGCAAACCGCTCAAGCGTTTCGCCCCGTTCACCAAACCCGAGAAAATGGAATCCGTCATTGTGGCTGCGCTTGAACTTTAA
- a CDS encoding DUF6434 domain-containing protein, whose amino-acid sequence METDWHSSSLTRSTIADKNYKNTQNVRRFMIKECGENFRFNREFMIWISNATPKNLGDVVDEWKRRYKR is encoded by the coding sequence ATGGAAACCGATTGGCATAGCTCATCACTAACACGTTCTACCATCGCTGATAAAAATTACAAAAACACACAAAACGTTCGCCGTTTTATGATCAAAGAGTGTGGAGAGAATTTCCGATTCAATCGTGAATTTATGATATGGATAAGTAATGCTACCCCTAAGAATTTGGGTGATGTCGTGGATGAGTGGAAACGGCGATATAAACGTTAA
- a CDS encoding aromatic alcohol reductase, protein MKVEKKPIETLLVLGAGELGIQVLRALANKTQEHSHLKISVLLRSEAAHAISGSRKARLDELMKLGISVVEGDLHQNSIDELSEIFGSFDAVINCSGFVGGPGTQIKITQAVLKAAVARYFPWQFGVDYDVIGKGSGQQVWDEQLDVRHLLRAQNATEWVIVSTGIFTSYLFEPGFGVVDAQNKTVYGLGNWDHAVTLTTPEDIGRLTADIFFCQPAFRNEIVFIAGDTLTYRELADVMHTHWGSEVTRKLLDGQKLENDVQQNPQDVGAKYRLAFARPDGVAWHKENTFNHRQGIATTTAEQWLAKQQSL, encoded by the coding sequence ATGAAAGTTGAAAAAAAACCGATTGAAACGTTACTTGTACTGGGTGCGGGAGAGCTTGGGATTCAGGTGCTAAGAGCGTTGGCTAATAAAACGCAGGAACATAGCCATTTGAAAATCAGCGTGCTACTCAGAAGCGAAGCCGCTCATGCTATTTCTGGCTCACGAAAGGCACGGCTGGATGAGCTGATGAAACTCGGCATCAGTGTAGTCGAGGGCGATCTGCACCAAAACAGTATTGACGAGCTGAGTGAGATATTTGGTTCTTTCGACGCCGTCATCAACTGCAGCGGTTTTGTCGGGGGCCCGGGCACGCAGATAAAGATTACGCAGGCGGTATTAAAAGCGGCTGTAGCCCGTTACTTCCCGTGGCAGTTCGGTGTTGATTATGACGTTATCGGTAAAGGCAGCGGGCAACAAGTGTGGGATGAACAGCTTGATGTTCGCCATCTTTTGCGTGCGCAGAACGCGACAGAGTGGGTCATTGTCTCTACGGGGATTTTTACCAGCTACCTGTTCGAACCCGGCTTTGGTGTCGTTGATGCACAGAATAAAACCGTTTATGGCCTGGGTAACTGGGATCATGCGGTGACATTAACCACACCTGAAGATATTGGTCGGCTGACGGCAGATATATTCTTCTGTCAGCCTGCTTTCCGTAATGAGATTGTCTTTATTGCCGGGGATACGCTGACTTATCGCGAGCTTGCTGACGTCATGCATACCCACTGGGGCAGTGAAGTAACCAGAAAATTACTGGACGGGCAAAAGCTTGAGAATGACGTGCAGCAGAATCCGCAAGATGTCGGAGCTAAATACCGGCTTGCTTTTGCACGGCCTGATGGTGTGGCCTGGCATAAAGAAAATACCTTCAATCACCGTCAGGGAATTGCCACGACAACGGCCGAACAATGGCTTGCAAAACAGCAAAGCCTCTAG
- a CDS encoding NUDIX hydrolase: protein MRTRPSSRLIVLSPENRVLLFSFCHTEDALSGNTYWATPGGGLEHNESYEQAALRELFEETGLTRTATGPQIATRTFTMMLPSGEKVFAEERFFIINTEKSEIDCSGWSRNEKNVIRDHYWWAVEELKQNNETIFPRDLLINILERSSQQLFMSLEHENSGNRKAWPGHS from the coding sequence ATGCGCACTCGTCCATCTTCCCGATTGATTGTCCTTTCGCCTGAAAATCGCGTCCTGCTTTTTAGTTTCTGCCATACAGAGGATGCTTTAAGTGGAAATACATACTGGGCAACTCCAGGTGGAGGACTTGAACACAATGAATCCTATGAACAGGCTGCCTTACGCGAATTATTTGAAGAAACCGGTCTGACAAGAACAGCAACAGGACCGCAGATAGCAACCAGAACCTTCACCATGATGCTGCCAAGCGGGGAGAAAGTTTTCGCTGAAGAGCGCTTTTTTATTATTAATACCGAGAAATCAGAGATCGACTGCTCCGGCTGGAGTCGCAACGAAAAAAATGTCATTCGTGATCACTATTGGTGGGCAGTCGAAGAGCTGAAACAGAACAATGAAACAATCTTTCCACGCGATTTATTAATCAACATACTTGAAAGGTCATCACAGCAGTTATTCATGAGCCTGGAACATGAGAATTCAGGAAATCGAAAAGCCTGGCCTGGACACTCTTGA
- a CDS encoding alpha/beta fold hydrolase gives MPAAYIRATIGGAVLLMSVLVTASATQSMSKPSEHPSSQRISVQTQGSGPDVILIPGLASSREVWADLASTLRMSHRIHLVELAGFASTPAISNPQGKVVAPAVEAIADYIQTQHIKAPAIVGHSLGGEIALMLGARHPDQIGRLMNVDALPFYTLMIDPAATTETAVRHATTTRDWLLGQSPEQIKESQRTSIIRLAKTEAARPALVAAGINSDRKTVADAVYELMITDLRPELARIKAPIEIVYAYDPLFGIPSASVDAMYRQAYASAPDIHFTRIDDSFHFVMLDQPERFSSAVESFLNQ, from the coding sequence ATGCCTGCCGCATATATTCGTGCCACCATCGGAGGGGCTGTTTTATTGATGTCAGTCTTGGTCACAGCATCCGCAACGCAGTCTATGTCGAAACCTTCAGAGCATCCGAGTTCGCAGCGTATCTCTGTGCAGACGCAAGGATCTGGCCCTGATGTCATATTGATTCCGGGGCTGGCGTCGTCCCGCGAAGTTTGGGCCGATTTAGCATCAACTTTACGTATGAGCCACCGTATTCATCTTGTTGAGCTTGCGGGCTTTGCAAGTACGCCTGCTATTTCCAATCCACAGGGAAAGGTCGTCGCTCCGGCAGTAGAGGCCATCGCTGATTACATTCAAACCCAGCACATCAAAGCACCGGCGATCGTTGGCCATTCTCTTGGCGGGGAGATTGCATTGATGCTGGGGGCCCGTCATCCCGACCAGATCGGTCGTTTGATGAACGTCGATGCCTTGCCGTTCTATACATTGATGATTGACCCTGCGGCGACCACCGAAACTGCTGTCCGGCACGCTACAACTACGCGGGATTGGCTACTGGGGCAGTCGCCGGAGCAAATCAAAGAGTCTCAGAGAACATCCATCATCCGATTGGCTAAGACCGAGGCGGCGAGGCCAGCTTTAGTGGCTGCGGGGATCAATTCCGATCGCAAAACGGTTGCGGATGCCGTGTATGAATTGATGATTACCGATCTGCGTCCCGAACTCGCCCGCATCAAAGCGCCGATAGAAATCGTCTACGCGTATGACCCTTTATTCGGGATCCCTTCCGCCAGCGTGGATGCAATGTACCGTCAAGCCTATGCTTCTGCACCCGATATCCATTTCACGCGGATCGATGACAGTTTTCACTTTGTCATGCTTGATCAGCCAGAACGGTTTTCCAGCGCGGTAGAGTCTTTCTTAAATCAATAA
- a CDS encoding DUF6434 domain-containing protein, with translation MKIDWHSALLTRTTRVDKNYKNTQNVRRFMVKECGEDFRFDREFMMWIRNEDAKTLGDVADEWKRRHLS, from the coding sequence TTGAAAATCGATTGGCATAGCGCATTACTGACACGAACCACACGCGTCGATAAAAACTACAAAAATACCCAGAACGTTCGTCGTTTTATGGTTAAAGAGTGTGGGGAAGACTTTCGATTCGATCGGGAATTCATGATGTGGATACGTAATGAAGATGCCAAAACATTGGGGGACGTGGCAGACGAGTGGAAGCGCAGACATCTGTCCTGA
- a CDS encoding winged helix-turn-helix transcriptional regulator, giving the protein MESEREALLQFSKEFCAELSNDDEGLKREILAHAGNRWSLGVLHILGTHGPLRYGEIRRTLTGVTQRMLTRTLRHLERDGLISRFDYEEKLPHVVYTITATGKEMLLKMLPLWSWIITSAEDFRSARERYDGD; this is encoded by the coding sequence ATGGAGTCTGAACGGGAAGCGCTTTTGCAATTTTCCAAAGAATTTTGTGCGGAGTTAAGCAACGACGATGAGGGTTTGAAACGAGAGATCCTGGCACATGCAGGTAATCGTTGGTCGCTGGGCGTGCTGCATATTCTCGGTACTCATGGGCCACTTCGCTATGGCGAAATACGCCGCACCCTCACGGGTGTCACGCAAAGAATGCTGACGCGAACATTGCGCCACCTGGAACGGGACGGGTTAATTTCCCGTTTTGATTATGAGGAAAAACTGCCTCATGTTGTTTATACAATTACAGCAACGGGAAAGGAAATGCTGTTGAAAATGCTGCCATTATGGTCGTGGATTATCACATCAGCCGAAGATTTCCGCTCAGCAAGAGAACGATACGACGGTGATTGA
- a CDS encoding MFS transporter produces MRLRSLQVLCLLNFFIADVRDGLGPFLGIFLVSHHWRAEEIGLVMTLGGLAGLLATFPAGMIVDATRYKRLLIITASLLITLSALALWFFPTSAVVILSQIITGIAAAIVAPTIAGITLGITGQKGFLSQMGRNEAFNHSGNMAVAVLAAFTCWIWGTGSVFLLMTTMAVCAVVCTLAINKNDIDHDVARGIEKHEGPAVSVSVLALLKRPELAVTGITLLLFHLANAAQLPMLSMQAASSPAGSLFTPGTYAALTVAISQAVMIPVALLTARYASQYGYARLIVIALLVLPFRAAIASFWSNEFVLFPVQALDGVAAGILGVAVPGLIAALFNGSGHINAALGLVMLLQGLGASLSPALAGTIVSHTSWSFAYLILAAIALCALCIWLLFSRHVFKSLQPEQKTLMGDK; encoded by the coding sequence ATGAGATTACGTTCACTGCAGGTTCTCTGTCTGCTCAACTTCTTTATCGCTGATGTCCGCGACGGACTTGGGCCGTTTTTAGGCATCTTTCTGGTGTCCCATCACTGGCGGGCGGAAGAAATTGGTCTGGTGATGACGCTGGGCGGTCTGGCGGGACTGTTGGCCACGTTCCCCGCGGGGATGATCGTCGATGCCACCCGTTATAAACGTCTGTTAATTATCACTGCCTCCCTGCTCATTACCTTGAGCGCGCTGGCCCTCTGGTTTTTCCCGACGTCCGCCGTGGTGATTTTATCGCAAATTATTACCGGTATCGCGGCAGCAATCGTCGCGCCCACCATTGCCGGTATCACCTTAGGCATCACCGGTCAGAAAGGGTTTTTGTCACAGATGGGCCGAAACGAAGCCTTCAACCACAGCGGCAATATGGCGGTTGCGGTGCTGGCGGCGTTCACCTGCTGGATCTGGGGCACCGGGTCGGTATTTTTACTGATGACCACCATGGCGGTCTGCGCCGTGGTCTGCACATTAGCGATTAATAAAAACGATATCGATCATGATGTGGCGCGTGGGATTGAAAAGCACGAAGGCCCTGCCGTTTCTGTCTCAGTTCTGGCATTGCTCAAGCGACCTGAACTGGCGGTAACGGGGATAACCCTGCTCCTCTTCCACCTGGCCAATGCGGCACAGCTGCCGATGTTAAGCATGCAGGCCGCCTCTTCTCCCGCAGGTTCTCTGTTCACGCCTGGCACCTATGCCGCTCTCACGGTCGCGATTTCTCAGGCGGTGATGATCCCCGTGGCACTGCTTACGGCGAGGTACGCCTCACAGTATGGCTACGCCAGGCTTATCGTCATTGCGCTGCTCGTGTTGCCTTTTCGGGCAGCAATTGCGTCGTTCTGGAGCAATGAATTCGTTTTATTTCCCGTGCAGGCGCTGGACGGTGTCGCTGCCGGTATTTTGGGCGTGGCCGTCCCCGGACTGATTGCCGCACTGTTTAATGGCTCAGGGCATATCAACGCGGCGCTTGGGCTCGTAATGTTACTGCAGGGACTGGGCGCCTCACTCAGCCCGGCGTTGGCTGGCACCATTGTCAGCCACACCTCATGGAGCTTCGCTTATCTTATTTTGGCGGCCATCGCGCTCTGCGCCCTTTGCATCTGGCTGCTATTCAGCAGGCACGTGTTTAAATCACTTCAACCTGAGCAAAAGACGTTGATGGGGGATAAGTGA
- a CDS encoding arginase family protein: MEKIILVPSSLGLNPLYEGHIPGTFRAPAVLMHHGLDKIFSFCNFVTVPCPEYSPECESGTDILNGHKLRQLNLQLADEVEAAHHRNLKPVVIGGDCAILPGALLGSRRHLGQLALVHIDGHSDFRHPGNWKREPGARPGAAAGMDLALVTGRGEPLLTAWPGIEGSLIQDDAVIQLGERESLLEDYEWPDIVGTDIRRITIFDALKLPDHHLINVIFERLNLFPEMPYWIHLDMDVLDSSEMSAVDCPGNPGLSSETLVNVCRELFRNMRCCGITVTIYDPDLDHEGTAAKLILDMLRSITNDI, from the coding sequence ATGGAAAAAATAATTCTTGTGCCGTCTAGTCTTGGTCTCAACCCTCTTTATGAAGGGCACATACCGGGCACATTCCGCGCGCCAGCAGTTCTCATGCACCACGGACTCGATAAAATATTTTCCTTTTGTAACTTTGTTACTGTTCCCTGCCCTGAATACAGTCCTGAATGTGAGTCAGGTACTGATATCCTGAACGGTCACAAGCTCAGACAACTTAATCTACAATTGGCTGATGAAGTTGAGGCGGCGCATCATCGCAACTTAAAGCCCGTTGTTATCGGAGGCGACTGCGCCATACTGCCCGGAGCCTTACTGGGCAGCAGGCGTCATTTAGGGCAACTTGCACTTGTGCATATTGACGGCCACAGCGATTTCCGTCATCCCGGAAACTGGAAGCGAGAACCAGGAGCACGACCAGGCGCTGCGGCCGGAATGGATTTGGCACTCGTTACCGGTCGGGGAGAGCCATTGCTGACTGCATGGCCCGGTATCGAAGGATCACTGATTCAGGATGACGCAGTGATTCAGCTGGGAGAGCGTGAGTCGCTCCTTGAAGATTATGAATGGCCTGACATTGTTGGCACTGATATCCGACGTATAACTATCTTTGACGCGCTTAAGTTGCCTGATCATCATCTCATCAATGTGATATTCGAGCGGCTCAACCTTTTTCCTGAAATGCCCTACTGGATTCATCTTGATATGGATGTCCTGGACAGTTCTGAAATGTCTGCAGTTGATTGTCCCGGCAATCCCGGTTTGTCTTCTGAAACACTTGTAAATGTCTGTCGCGAACTTTTCAGAAATATGCGCTGCTGTGGCATCACAGTGACCATTTATGATCCAGATTTAGATCATGAAGGTACAGCAGCAAAGCTCATTTTGGACATGCTCAGAAGCATAACTAACGATATCTGA